The proteins below come from a single Streptococcus hyointestinalis genomic window:
- a CDS encoding alpha-ketoacid dehydrogenase subunit beta codes for MTETKVMALREAINLAMSEEMRKDDKVFLMGEDVGIYGGDFGTSVGMLAEFGDKRVRDTPISEAAIAGAAIGAAQTGLRPIVDLTFMDFVTIAMDAIVNQGAKTNYMFGGGLKTPVTFRMASGGGIGSAAQHSQSLEAWLTHIPGLKVVAPGTVNDAKALLKSSILDNNPVIFLEPKALYGKKGEVNLDPDFYLPLGKGDIKREGTDVTVVSYGRMLERVLQAAEELAADGINVEVVDPRTLIPLDKELIINSVKKTGKLLLVNDAYKTGGFIGEIAAQIAESEAFDYLDYPIVRLASEDVPVPYSRVLEEAILPDVPKIKDAIYKMMAKGK; via the coding sequence ATGACAGAAACAAAAGTAATGGCTTTGCGTGAAGCGATTAACCTTGCCATGAGCGAGGAAATGCGAAAAGACGACAAGGTATTTTTGATGGGTGAGGATGTCGGTATCTACGGTGGTGACTTTGGAACTTCCGTTGGCATGTTGGCTGAGTTTGGCGACAAGCGTGTGCGTGATACACCGATTTCAGAAGCGGCGATTGCAGGGGCTGCCATCGGTGCTGCACAGACAGGCTTGCGCCCAATTGTGGATTTGACTTTCATGGACTTTGTGACTATTGCCATGGACGCTATTGTCAATCAAGGGGCTAAGACCAACTACATGTTTGGTGGCGGCTTAAAGACACCGGTCACTTTCCGTATGGCGTCTGGTGGGGGAATCGGCTCCGCTGCTCAGCATTCTCAGTCGCTAGAAGCGTGGCTGACCCACATCCCAGGGCTAAAAGTGGTCGCACCAGGGACAGTCAATGACGCTAAAGCCCTTCTAAAATCCTCTATTCTGGATAACAACCCCGTTATTTTCCTAGAGCCAAAGGCGCTTTACGGCAAGAAAGGAGAGGTCAATCTCGACCCTGACTTTTACCTGCCACTTGGTAAGGGCGACATCAAGCGTGAGGGGACTGATGTGACCGTTGTCTCTTATGGTCGCATGCTTGAGCGTGTGCTTCAGGCGGCGGAAGAACTGGCAGCAGACGGTATCAACGTCGAGGTCGTTGACCCACGAACGCTCATTCCGCTTGACAAGGAGCTCATCATTAACTCGGTCAAGAAAACAGGCAAGCTTCTCCTTGTCAACGACGCTTACAAAACAGGTGGCTTTATCGGCGAAATCGCTGCGCAGATAGCTGAAAGCGAAGCCTTTGATTATCTAGACTATCCTATCGTGCGCCTAGCTAGCGAGGATGTGCCAGTGCCTTATTCACGTGTGCTAGAAGAAGCTATCCTGCCTGATGTGCCTAAGATTAAAGACGCCATTTACAAAATGATGGCAAAGGGAAAATGA